The Rickettsiales bacterium genome includes a region encoding these proteins:
- a CDS encoding lysylphosphatidylglycerol synthase transmembrane domain-containing protein, with protein MSLAKYSKQLSLLAKIAFMLLAFWFVVKTVDMEELRTMLKAQDRYVLMEVAFLLSMQIFLGALRWRLLLISLSESSKNTLSFLKSLKTYYISIFFNCCLPGTVGGDVVRVWLVKSDGIPLTTAISSVVIDRLLTLFALVLMVFLTVPIFASYLKINAWIPVPIFLLFIIIGLWSLFNLEKVVKKIPLIKSMHWLEHILQSLRLVMKKPKTTICSILYAVSAHITFCLSAYLLAESFGTPISLIACFTLIPWVLLIAIIPISIGGWGLREVAMIFTLSLIGVPKEAALALSIQLGLMAIIISVPAGILWIVNRKSNHETKIN; from the coding sequence ATGTCTCTTGCCAAATATTCTAAACAACTGTCATTGCTAGCTAAAATAGCCTTTATGCTGCTTGCCTTCTGGTTTGTGGTCAAAACTGTTGATATGGAAGAGTTAAGAACAATGTTAAAAGCACAGGATCGCTACGTGCTTATGGAAGTCGCTTTCTTACTGTCAATGCAGATATTTCTGGGTGCTCTACGCTGGCGATTACTTCTAATCTCACTATCTGAAAGCAGCAAAAATACATTATCTTTTTTGAAATCACTAAAAACATATTATATAAGTATATTTTTTAACTGTTGCTTACCCGGCACTGTTGGTGGTGATGTTGTAAGGGTATGGCTGGTAAAATCTGATGGAATACCACTTACAACAGCTATCAGCTCGGTAGTGATTGACCGCTTACTAACATTATTCGCTCTGGTACTTATGGTATTTTTAACTGTGCCTATTTTTGCTAGTTATCTAAAAATCAACGCATGGATTCCAGTTCCTATTTTTCTATTGTTTATTATTATTGGATTATGGAGCTTGTTTAATTTAGAAAAAGTGGTAAAAAAAATACCTCTGATAAAATCAATGCATTGGCTTGAGCATATTTTGCAAAGCCTGCGCCTAGTAATGAAAAAACCAAAGACGACAATATGTTCTATATTATACGCTGTATCAGCGCATATAACATTTTGTCTTTCCGCGTATCTACTAGCTGAAAGCTTTGGCACACCTATATCTCTTATCGCCTGCTTTACTTTAATCCCTTGGGTATTGTTGATTGCGATAATCCCTATTTCCATAGGTGGGTGGGGACTTAGGGAAGTAGCGATGATATTTACACTATCTCTCATTGGTGTACCAAAAGAAGCAGCTTTGGCTCTTTCTATACAGCTTGGTCTTATGGCGATAATAATTAGTGTGCCAGCTGGAATATTATGGATTGTAAATCGTAAATCCAATCATGAGACAAAAATTAATTAA
- the rpsA gene encoding 30S ribosomal protein S1: protein MSQAAKAYENVEIEDFGKLFEESQNEDGKSEGSVVKGTVIGIEKDLAIIDVGMKSEGRVPLREFSVGGNSAEIAVGDEVDVYLERIENKNGETVLSREKALREEAWVKLEKCCANSERVEGTIFGRVKGGFTVDIQGAIAFLPGSQVDIRPIRDITPLMNISQPFQILKMDRKRGNIVVSRRAILEESRVEARNDLLEKIEEGQVLDGIVKNITDYGAFIDMGGIDGLLHVTDISWKRISHPTEILSIGQNVKVMVTKFDQNTKRVSLGMKQLETNPWQDAAEKYTVGTKLTGKITNITDYGAFVELEPGIEGLVHVSEISWIKKNIHPSKLVSVSQEVEVVVLVIDVSKHRISLGMKQCEENPWAVYAEKVKVDDVIEGEIRNITDFGLFIALEGDIDGLIHHSDLSWTESGDAVIKNYKKGDVIKAKILTIDVEKERISLGVKQLSEAPENMTNSSSGKINKGDIVTCTVSEVSDDGITVTLGDDNTIASFIKRSDIARERQDQRPERFAVGDRVDAKVTSVSGGKVNISIKALEVDEHKKAISEYGSENSGASLGDILGAALNAANEEKKDSD, encoded by the coding sequence ATGTCACAAGCCGCGAAAGCATATGAAAATGTAGAAATAGAAGATTTTGGTAAATTATTTGAAGAGTCACAAAACGAGGATGGTAAGAGCGAAGGCTCGGTAGTTAAAGGTACCGTAATAGGAATAGAAAAAGACCTAGCTATCATTGATGTTGGAATGAAATCAGAGGGTCGTGTGCCTCTTCGTGAATTCTCTGTTGGTGGCAACTCAGCGGAAATAGCGGTTGGTGATGAGGTAGATGTTTATCTGGAGAGAATAGAAAATAAAAATGGTGAGACTGTTCTTTCACGAGAGAAAGCTCTGCGTGAGGAAGCATGGGTCAAACTAGAAAAATGTTGCGCTAATTCTGAAAGAGTTGAGGGAACTATTTTTGGCAGAGTTAAAGGTGGTTTCACTGTTGATATTCAAGGAGCGATCGCGTTCTTACCAGGTAGTCAGGTTGATATTCGCCCGATTAGAGACATTACCCCACTTATGAATATATCGCAGCCTTTCCAAATCCTTAAAATGGATCGCAAACGTGGTAATATAGTAGTTTCAAGACGTGCCATACTTGAGGAATCACGTGTTGAGGCTCGCAATGATCTTCTAGAGAAAATAGAAGAAGGGCAGGTTCTTGACGGTATCGTTAAAAATATAACTGATTACGGAGCGTTCATTGATATGGGCGGAATAGATGGTCTTCTGCACGTCACCGATATATCATGGAAACGCATCAGCCATCCAACTGAAATACTATCTATTGGTCAAAATGTGAAAGTTATGGTTACTAAGTTTGACCAGAATACGAAGCGTGTATCGCTTGGTATGAAACAATTAGAAACTAATCCATGGCAAGATGCAGCTGAGAAATATACCGTTGGTACCAAGCTTACCGGTAAAATTACCAATATAACTGATTATGGTGCCTTTGTTGAGCTAGAGCCTGGTATAGAAGGTTTGGTTCACGTGTCTGAAATTTCATGGATTAAGAAAAACATCCACCCGTCTAAGCTAGTTTCCGTAAGTCAGGAAGTAGAAGTTGTGGTATTGGTGATAGATGTTTCTAAACACCGCATAAGTCTTGGTATGAAGCAATGTGAGGAAAATCCATGGGCTGTTTATGCCGAGAAAGTAAAGGTTGATGATGTTATAGAGGGTGAAATTCGTAACATAACCGATTTCGGTCTGTTTATAGCTTTGGAAGGCGATATTGACGGTCTTATACACCACTCTGACCTCAGCTGGACAGAATCAGGCGACGCTGTTATCAAAAATTATAAAAAAGGTGACGTTATAAAAGCTAAGATTCTTACTATAGATGTTGAAAAAGAACGTATTAGTCTTGGTGTTAAACAGCTTAGCGAAGCGCCTGAGAATATGACTAACTCTTCATCTGGCAAGATAAATAAGGGTGACATAGTTACTTGTACCGTAAGTGAGGTTAGTGATGATGGTATAACGGTCACACTAGGTGATGATAACACTATAGCGTCTTTCATTAAAAGATCAGATATAGCCCGCGAACGTCAAGATCAACGTCCAGAACGTTTCGCTGTTGGCGATAGGGTTGACGCTAAAGTTACTTCTGTTAGTGGTGGGAAAGTTAACATTTCTATCAAGGCTCTTGAGGTTGATGAGCATAAAAAGGCTATCAGTGAGTATGGTTCTGAAAATAGTGGAGCGTCGCTTGGTGATATATTAGGAGCCGCTCTTAACGCCGCTAATGAGGAGAAAAAAGATAGCGATTAG